A region of Puniceicoccus vermicola DNA encodes the following proteins:
- a CDS encoding glucosamine-6-phosphate isomerase, whose product MSHPISKLAPTWWDYTTLERDILDDAARLTVSDLEQLSRPGFTVRFYDTVQEFYAAQALEYIQAWQQSTPDNPAGICGPIGPTEQLLIVAQMVNALELNLKQREAHFWGMDEWVDEAGKPVDSDHPLSFARCDNELCFNRIRSDLAMRESNKHFPGGDLAEYSATYDSVRCVLMQGGQGEIKHWAFNDPVRREGKFEEHPPTPEEYLAKGTRVVDLHPVTIMQNARTSGGGNVSLVPTRACTVGPQETWKAETVSIWHPGHHDNPFGMRLTALMISKGLRSSAVPMSLLADHQDVRFNFLRSGIGTVAVEMH is encoded by the coding sequence ATGAGCCATCCAATTAGCAAATTAGCACCGACATGGTGGGATTATACGACACTAGAAAGGGATATCCTGGACGATGCCGCCCGATTGACCGTTTCGGATCTCGAGCAGTTGTCCCGTCCGGGATTTACCGTTCGTTTCTATGACACGGTGCAGGAATTTTATGCGGCTCAGGCACTTGAGTATATCCAGGCATGGCAACAATCGACTCCCGATAATCCTGCTGGCATCTGCGGTCCGATCGGGCCGACGGAACAACTACTGATTGTCGCCCAGATGGTGAACGCGTTGGAGCTAAACTTGAAGCAACGCGAGGCGCACTTTTGGGGGATGGACGAATGGGTGGACGAGGCAGGGAAGCCTGTAGATTCCGATCATCCTCTCTCATTTGCACGCTGTGACAATGAACTCTGTTTTAATCGAATCCGTTCGGACTTAGCCATGCGGGAGTCGAACAAGCATTTTCCCGGCGGTGACCTTGCCGAGTACTCCGCGACCTACGATTCTGTCCGGTGTGTTTTGATGCAGGGAGGGCAGGGTGAAATCAAGCACTGGGCTTTTAATGATCCGGTTCGTCGCGAAGGGAAGTTCGAAGAGCATCCGCCAACTCCCGAAGAGTATTTGGCGAAAGGGACGCGCGTGGTGGATCTTCATCCCGTAACCATCATGCAAAATGCGCGCACCTCGGGTGGTGGGAATGTCTCTCTTGTGCCTACGCGAGCCTGTACGGTCGGCCCGCAGGAAACCTGGAAGGCCGAAACGGTGAGCATTTGGCACCCCGGGCACCATGATAATCCATTCGGAATGCGCCTGACTGCTTTGATGATTTCGAAAGGATTGCGGAGTAGTGCCGTGCCGATGTCTCTTCTCGCAGACCATCAAGACGTGCGATTCAATTTTCTTCGGTCGGGAATTGGGACGGTTGCTGTGGAGATGCACTGA
- a CDS encoding PIG-L deacetylase family protein yields MNSSPPLPTVLAAVAHPDDIEFCFAGTLAHLKEVGCSVHMWNLANGCCGDAVRGREETANIRWKESRASAAVLGAYAHKPVFDDLAVFYDRRSLSIVSAVLRKIRPQIILTHSPNDYMEDHQNVCRLVVSAAFSRAMPNHITGPEVPTYNDPVRIYHAAPHGLHDSMGNPFQPDLFTDIFTKIPIKEKMLNCHRSQKEWLETTQGMGSYVDEMIDMGHQLAKHNSCRFSCAEGWRIHHHLGFCPQDYQPLESLLPDFVQSAFPSVYS; encoded by the coding sequence ATGAATTCTTCCCCCCCCCTCCCAACGGTTCTCGCCGCTGTAGCGCATCCGGATGACATTGAGTTCTGCTTTGCAGGCACTCTTGCTCATTTGAAAGAGGTAGGTTGTTCCGTGCATATGTGGAATCTGGCGAATGGCTGTTGTGGGGATGCGGTTCGCGGCAGAGAGGAGACCGCCAATATTCGATGGAAAGAGTCCCGAGCGTCCGCCGCGGTATTGGGCGCATACGCGCACAAACCGGTTTTTGATGACCTCGCCGTTTTCTATGATCGCCGCTCGCTCTCCATCGTCAGTGCGGTCCTCCGGAAGATTCGGCCACAGATCATCCTGACCCATTCACCGAACGACTACATGGAGGACCATCAGAACGTATGTCGATTGGTGGTGTCAGCTGCGTTCAGTCGAGCGATGCCGAACCATATCACGGGCCCGGAGGTTCCGACCTACAACGATCCGGTTCGCATCTATCACGCCGCACCTCATGGCTTGCATGATAGTATGGGAAACCCTTTTCAGCCGGATCTCTTTACTGATATTTTCACGAAAATTCCGATCAAAGAGAAAATGCTGAATTGTCACCGTAGCCAGAAAGAGTGGCTCGAGACCACCCAGGGCATGGGATCCTATGTGGATGAGATGATTGATATGGGCCACCAGTTGGCCAAGCACAATTCTTGTCGGTTCTCTTGTGCTGAGGGTTGGCGGATTCACCATCATCTTGGGTTTTGTCCGCAAGATTACCAGCCTTTAGAATCTCTTTTGCCCGACTTTGTTCAAAGTGCATTCCCGTCCGTCTATTCCTGA
- a CDS encoding Wadjet anti-phage system protein JetD domain-containing protein, whose protein sequence is HVESLMMNLETWKHFSSRTQKHEAAQSISDREFDSLNPGERSMVEMLRENSGLRLEQEHIDFEYIKVVFRSCFNLIGMTQGHR, encoded by the coding sequence CGCACGTAGAATCGCTCATGATGAACCTAGAGACATGGAAACACTTTAGTTCCCGGACGCAAAAACACGAAGCCGCGCAATCAATCAGTGATCGTGAATTCGATTCATTAAATCCTGGAGAGAGGTCGATGGTTGAGATGCTTCGTGAGAATTCCGGGCTCCGCCTAGAGCAGGAGCATATCGATTTTGAATATATAAAGGTAGTATTTCGTTCCTGCTTTAACTTAATTGGTATGACCCAAGGACATCGGTAA
- a CDS encoding helix-turn-helix domain-containing protein, translating to MIPDPPQLEALSGGQIGVKVSTFSKPSVDSHWHFHPEVEVVWIEKGRGLLHSGRAMRPYGPGDLVLTGSNLPHAFTSDPSNKSGAKWTVLHFRPLAWGENFWALPENRPTRLLLDQAERGAIFPKYSANNCYEILRRMENRTKMDAPIALLLDLLHSLAITTSHEWLNTPNFSVKKAAHIDSRLESVLRKIETRFTESNLTQAEIAKGIGMSPQAFSRFFKNKSGRHFHRHLNELRVARACSILIGSRKSVTEIAYAVGFSNLSNFNRRFREITGMPPTAFRSNFYKD from the coding sequence ATGATACCGGATCCACCACAGCTTGAAGCCCTTTCCGGAGGCCAGATTGGAGTCAAAGTTTCCACCTTCTCCAAACCAAGCGTGGATTCCCATTGGCATTTTCATCCAGAAGTCGAAGTTGTCTGGATCGAGAAAGGTCGGGGCCTTCTTCATTCCGGTCGAGCAATGCGCCCCTATGGACCGGGCGATCTGGTGCTGACTGGATCAAATCTACCTCATGCCTTCACTTCGGATCCCTCCAACAAAAGCGGCGCAAAATGGACCGTCCTCCATTTCCGTCCGCTCGCCTGGGGGGAGAATTTTTGGGCTCTCCCTGAAAATCGCCCTACACGTCTTCTCCTCGATCAGGCGGAGCGCGGAGCGATTTTCCCCAAATACTCCGCCAACAATTGCTACGAAATACTGCGACGGATGGAGAATCGAACCAAGATGGATGCTCCGATCGCGTTGTTGCTCGACCTTCTCCATTCTCTCGCGATTACCACCTCTCATGAATGGTTGAACACCCCGAATTTCTCAGTGAAGAAAGCGGCGCATATTGATTCTCGTCTAGAATCTGTTCTCCGGAAAATAGAAACTAGATTCACGGAGTCCAACCTCACCCAAGCTGAGATCGCCAAGGGTATCGGTATGTCGCCCCAAGCATTCTCGCGGTTCTTCAAAAACAAAAGCGGACGGCACTTTCACCGCCACCTAAACGAATTGCGAGTCGCTCGCGCCTGCTCTATCCTAATTGGAAGTCGTAAATCCGTTACCGAAATCGCTTACGCGGTTGGATTTTCGAACCTATCAAACTTCAATCGGCGCTTCAGGGAAATTACAGGAATGCCCCCCACCGCCTTCCGCTCTAATTTCTACAAGGACTGA
- a CDS encoding integrase core domain-containing protein has translation MCDRYSRYVIGCKCQPNQQFKGTLRSCKKLMRYHGLPEVIRVDNGSPFASGSLGRLLRLSVWWIEQGIRVEFTTPGSPQENGWHERTHLDLEAEAVRPPPANMRAQQKRFDRWRHEYNHDRPHEALDMLFPGEVYRPSSRRLGETDKIRYPEDYTVRQVSESGHFLIGGRSTSVWARSTTDAG, from the coding sequence GTGTGCGACCGCTACAGCCGTTATGTGATCGGCTGCAAGTGTCAGCCCAATCAGCAGTTCAAGGGGACTTTGAGAAGCTGCAAAAAGCTGATGCGCTATCACGGGCTGCCGGAGGTCATCCGGGTGGACAACGGTTCTCCGTTTGCTTCCGGGTCTCTGGGCCGACTCTTGCGTCTGAGCGTGTGGTGGATCGAGCAGGGAATCCGTGTCGAGTTCACGACGCCGGGATCGCCGCAGGAGAACGGGTGGCACGAGCGCACTCACCTGGACTTGGAAGCCGAGGCGGTTCGGCCTCCGCCGGCGAACATGAGAGCCCAACAAAAGCGCTTCGACCGCTGGCGTCATGAGTATAATCATGATCGTCCTCACGAGGCTTTGGACATGCTTTTTCCCGGCGAAGTTTACCGCCCCAGTTCCCGGCGTCTCGGCGAAACGGACAAAATACGTTACCCCGAAGACTATACCGTGAGACAAGTCAGTGAGTCGGGACACTTCTTGATCGGGGGGAGGTCAACTTCTGTCTGGGCGAGATCTACTACGGATGCAGGGTAG
- a CDS encoding Gfo/Idh/MocA family protein has product MRCFDSALHHKDQNLLNSVLVGRSSVDWVFIGSPNTHHPRQSIKALQAGKNVFCEKPLGTDLSECRKVRNAVRESGRTFAFGLVLRYSPHYQKIREVVQSGALGRLISFEFNETLDFNLGGYIFGNWRRHRAVAGPYLLEKCCHDLDLANWILSSRPSRVASFGGLDFFVPSEEKNIARVGENIEGLPAYQTLADPHRVNPFRGEADIVNNQVAILEYENGAHGTFHSNANAGIPERRFYFCGSEGSLLGDACSGIIEWKRIGYETPMERFETPCDLHACGDDIMASGLRRHPIA; this is encoded by the coding sequence TTGCGCTGCTTCGATTCTGCGCTGCACCATAAGGATCAAAACTTACTAAATTCGGTATTAGTAGGTCGATCGTCGGTCGACTGGGTCTTCATCGGATCACCCAACACTCATCACCCCCGTCAATCAATCAAAGCTCTGCAGGCGGGGAAAAATGTCTTCTGCGAAAAACCGCTTGGAACCGATCTTAGCGAATGCCGAAAGGTCAGAAATGCCGTCAGGGAAAGCGGACGCACCTTTGCTTTTGGCCTCGTTCTCCGATACTCGCCACACTACCAAAAGATTCGTGAGGTGGTCCAGTCTGGCGCACTCGGAAGACTAATTTCCTTCGAATTTAACGAGACCCTCGATTTTAATCTCGGAGGATACATTTTTGGAAACTGGCGCCGCCATCGCGCTGTCGCCGGACCCTATTTATTGGAAAAGTGCTGTCATGACCTGGATCTAGCCAACTGGATTCTCTCCAGTCGGCCTTCGCGCGTAGCCAGTTTCGGCGGACTTGATTTCTTTGTCCCTTCAGAGGAAAAAAACATCGCTCGGGTTGGCGAGAATATTGAAGGGCTACCTGCCTATCAAACCCTGGCCGATCCTCATAGGGTTAATCCATTTCGGGGAGAGGCTGACATAGTGAACAACCAAGTCGCCATTCTCGAATACGAAAACGGTGCCCACGGGACCTTTCATTCCAATGCCAATGCGGGCATCCCCGAACGCCGGTTCTATTTTTGCGGCAGCGAGGGGAGCCTCCTGGGCGATGCCTGCTCGGGTATCATCGAATGGAAACGCATCGGCTATGAGACCCCCATGGAACGCTTCGAGACCCCCTGCGATCTCCATGCTTGTGGAGACGACATCATGGCAAGCGGGCTGCGCCGACACCCTATTGCATAA
- a CDS encoding leucine zipper domain-containing protein, producing MTEKERFVTLAGTGRFTITDLCRDFGISRKTGHKYLERHSREGRAGLKDRSRCPGSSPSVTEEEVERLILSAIR from the coding sequence ATGACCGAAAAAGAACGTTTTGTAACCCTTGCGGGGACCGGCCGTTTCACGATCACGGATCTGTGTCGTGATTTTGGAATCAGCCGGAAGACCGGGCATAAATACCTGGAACGGCACAGTCGCGAAGGACGGGCCGGGTTGAAGGACAGGAGCCGCTGTCCCGGGAGCAGTCCTTCTGTAACCGAGGAGGAAGTGGAGCGTTTAATTCTTTCTGCGATCCGCTGA